TCTATCTCTTCCTGTCTGTTCCCTAATTGATAAGCAAACTTCTCCACAACAGGATAATGAAGTTCAACTAGCTGCTGAAAAGCTGACATATTTCCCTGTTTGGCCTTTTTTATTAATTCTTCTTCGTTCATGTCTCTGCCCTCCTCTTTCATTTTATTTAACGCCATCATGTTCGACATTGTTTCATTTGGGAATTGATTTTAATGAGGATTTATAAAGAGAGGAAAAATCTGATTTTTAGGTTTAAACCACATAAAAAAGAGGGAATAATACAAGCATAAGGCTTTCTAGTATTCCCCCTTTAGTTTCTATATGAGCTGATCAAATGGTCAGCTTTTTTTAGTTGAGATTTATACTTATACGCCAGCTTTTTGTTTTTGAACAAAACGCTGCATTCTTCTTAATGATTCTTGAAGCTGTTCTAATGAAGAAGCATAGGAGCATCGGATATATCCTTCGCCGCTTTCACCAAACACGCTACCTGGAACAACAGCCACTCTTTCTTCCATGAGAAGCTTTTCTGCAAATTCTTCTGACGAAAGATTTGTTTCCTTTATAGAAGGAAATGCGTAAAACGCACCACCTGGTACATGACAAGTAAGCCCCATTTCTGTTAATGCATTAACAAAAAGGTTTCGCCGTTGCCTGTAGCTTTTTTTCATATGCAAAACATCTTCTTTGCCATTCTTAATTGCTTCGATTGCAGCGTATTGAGCCATAGAAGGGGCACACATCATTGTGTATTGATGAATTTTTAGCATGGCGCTTAAAAATTCAGGCTGTGCAGCTACATACCCTAAACGCCAGCCTGTCATGGCAAATCCTTTCGAAAATCCTGAAACAAGAATTGTCCGTTCTACCATTCCATCAATCGATACAAAGCTTGTATACACATCATCATATGTAAGCTCCGCGTAGATTTCATCTGAAATAACCAATAAATCATACTTTTCAATAATTGCAGCTATTTTTTCTAAGTCTTCTTTATTAAGAAGTGTTCCAGTTGGATTATTTGGTGAGCACAAAATAACAGCTTTCGTTTTATCTGTGATTGCCTTTTCTAAATCTGAAGGCTGAAGCTTGAACTCCATTTCACCGCTCGTTTGTACAGATACTGGTACCCCACCTGCAAGAGAAATTAGTGATGAATAAGATACGAAGCTAGGCTCAATGACAATAACCTCATCACCAGGGTTCACAATAGCTCTAAGTGCAAGATCAAGAGCTTGGCTTGCACCAACTGTTACTAACAATTCCTCTGATGGACTATAGCTTACATTTGTTTTTTCTTGAAGGTAATAACTTATTTCTTTTCTTAATTCAAGAAGGCCCGCATTTGCTGTGTAAGAGGTATACCCTTGTTCTAAGGAAAGGATACTTGCTTCTCTTACATTCCAAGGTGTAACAAAATCAGGTTCACCAACACCTAATGAAATAACACCTTCCATACTTGCTGCCAGGTCAAAGAACTTTCGTATTCCTGATGGTTTTAAGCCTTTGACTGTACTTGAAAGGTAATGCGTTGGTTCAATCATGGTGATACCACAATTCTCTTATCCTCATCATCTTGTTCAAATATAGTACCATCATGTTTATATTTCTTTAAGATAAAATGAGTTGTTGTAGACAATACAGAGTCTAGAGTTGAAAGCTTTTCTGAAACAAATTGGGCAATATCAGACATCGATTTTCCTTCTATGATGACTGAAAGATCGTAAGCACCTGACATTAAGTAAACAGACTTTACTTCATTAAAACGATAAATTCGACTTGCAATATCATCAAAGCCTACTCCTCTTTTTGGCTGAACTTTTACATCGATCATTGCTTTTACACCTTCGTGCCCATCAACCTTACGCCAATTCACCTGTGCTGTATAATCAACAATAATACGTTGATCTTCAAGATTTTTAATTATCTTTTTCGTTTCTTCTTCTGATAAGTCAATCATTTTGGCGATTTGTTCTGCAGTCAAGCGGCAGTCATCTTGCAATATTTCTAATAACTCTACTTCCTTTTCACTAAACTTCATTTTTCACCACTCCTACTTTTCAAATCTTCAGATAATTATACCACCATATTGCTCGTTTTTCATACGTTTCACAAAAAGAAAAAAGGGTAGATTTTTACATGAGTGTTTTTTTATATCCCGGTAAAAAATATAAAAAAACTTATCCTACTTTAACAGCCTATTTGGTTAACAAAGTTCCCTTATAAGCTATGCCCCTATATGACAAGCAGCAATTCAGTGTGTTAAGTCAAACACATATTTTATCATACAATCTGGCAATATATATAGGAAAAATGGAGTGAATGCTTATGAATAAAAGCCATTACTACTGCAGCACAATGAATATTTTTGGCATAAACGTTCACTATGAGGTTTATCGCCAACATCCATCCAATCCTGTTATGATTTTAGTACATGGGTTTTTGTCCTCTAGTTTTTGCTACAGAAAAATTATTCCTTTACTCAAAGAGGATTTTACAATCATTACAATTGATCTTCCTCCATTTGGAAAAACAGAGAAATCAACTAAATTTGTCCACTCTTATACAAACATGGCAAAAGTAGTAATACGTTTAGCGGAAGGACTGAACATAAAAAGAGCTTACCTTGTTGGTCACTCCATGGGTGGGCAAGTATCTTTGAATGCAGCAAAGCAAAGACCTGATTTATTTGAGAAAGTGGTATTACTATGTAGCTCAGGATATATGAAAGGTGTACATCCTTCACTAAAATTTGGTTCTTATGTTCCTTATTTTTATCTATGCATTAAGCATTGGCTAGCAAGTCAAGGAATTCTAAAGAACTTAAACAACGTGGTACATGATCGCTCATTAATTGATCAGGAAATGATGGACGGGTATATGGAGCCTTTTCTCGATGACAAAATATTTCGTGCTTTAAATCGAATGATTCGTGACCATGAAGGTGATCTTAGTTCAGAAGAGTTAAAGCAGATCGAACAGCCTAGCTTGCTTATATGGGGAAATGAAGACAAAGTCGTACCTGTTTCTATTGGAGAAAGATTACAAAACGACTTACCTAATTCAACATTTTTTTCATTTAAACAAACTGGCCACTTAGTTCCTGAGGAAAGGCCGGAACACGTTTCAGAAAAAATTATGAACTTCCTTATCCAGGCTCAATAGAAAAACCACTCATATGAGTGGTTTTTCGCTTAAATTTCACAGCTTGTGTTATTTTTGATTTGAAGTAACTGCTTAGACATAGATTCACATTCCTTTAGAGGAATGATTTCTTCGAACGAAAATTCATAAATCGCTTGTATTTTTCTTGCTAACTTTAGTTTATCATCTATTAAATGAACAGCCTGGAGCACATCAACTACTTCCGTTTCATAACGATCTTCTCCATAACCTAACGGATCCCACTGTAATAAAACTTCCATTAACCTTATATTCGTTTGCTGTGTTTCCATTTTTTCACCTTTATTAATCTTATTTTTTGCACTGTTATTGTAACACACTTATGATAGAAGTAGATAATGAAAGAAAGAAGCTATATCCATTTTTGTTTATGGTTCATAACTGTACTACTCATGTTAAAAGAATCCTATTATAAATATAGCTCACAGTTTTATAAGAATCTTTAATAAGGGGTGAAGCAATTGAGTCAATTTGATCAAGTTATTAACCGAAAAAAAACAGATTCAGTAAAATGGGATTATACAAAAAGAATATTTGGTGTAGAAGATGTTCTTCCAATGTGGGTGGCTGACATGGATTTTCAAGCACCTGAGGAAGTGATTGATGCCTTACATACTCGAGTTGACCACGGAATATTTGGATATACAATGCCTGGATCAAAAATGGAAGATGCCGTTACAAATTGGTTGAAGTCACGTCATTCCTGGGAGATTGATCCAAAAACAATCACTTACAGTCCTGGAATTGTCACAGCTATTAGTATGGCTATCCATGCCTTTACTACTTCTGAAGACAAAATTGTGGTACAACCGCCAGTCTACTACCCATTTTTTGAAATTGCCCAAAAGCATAAACGCGAGGTTCTATATAATCAATTATTATTAAATGAAAACTTCCGTTATGAAATTGATTTTATTGATTTGGAAGAAAAACTTTCAGATGAAAGAACAAAACTTTTTA
This Metabacillus endolithicus DNA region includes the following protein-coding sequences:
- a CDS encoding alpha/beta fold hydrolase, which codes for MNKSHYYCSTMNIFGINVHYEVYRQHPSNPVMILVHGFLSSSFCYRKIIPLLKEDFTIITIDLPPFGKTEKSTKFVHSYTNMAKVVIRLAEGLNIKRAYLVGHSMGGQVSLNAAKQRPDLFEKVVLLCSSGYMKGVHPSLKFGSYVPYFYLCIKHWLASQGILKNLNNVVHDRSLIDQEMMDGYMEPFLDDKIFRALNRMIRDHEGDLSSEELKQIEQPSLLIWGNEDKVVPVSIGERLQNDLPNSTFFSFKQTGHLVPEERPEHVSEKIMNFLIQAQ
- a CDS encoding aminotransferase, yielding MIEPTHYLSSTVKGLKPSGIRKFFDLAASMEGVISLGVGEPDFVTPWNVREASILSLEQGYTSYTANAGLLELRKEISYYLQEKTNVSYSPSEELLVTVGASQALDLALRAIVNPGDEVIVIEPSFVSYSSLISLAGGVPVSVQTSGEMEFKLQPSDLEKAITDKTKAVILCSPNNPTGTLLNKEDLEKIAAIIEKYDLLVISDEIYAELTYDDVYTSFVSIDGMVERTILVSGFSKGFAMTGWRLGYVAAQPEFLSAMLKIHQYTMMCAPSMAQYAAIEAIKNGKEDVLHMKKSYRQRRNLFVNALTEMGLTCHVPGGAFYAFPSIKETNLSSEEFAEKLLMEERVAVVPGSVFGESGEGYIRCSYASSLEQLQESLRRMQRFVQKQKAGV
- a CDS encoding DUF1871 family protein encodes the protein METQQTNIRLMEVLLQWDPLGYGEDRYETEVVDVLQAVHLIDDKLKLARKIQAIYEFSFEEIIPLKECESMSKQLLQIKNNTSCEI
- a CDS encoding Lrp/AsnC family transcriptional regulator, with the protein product MKFSEKEVELLEILQDDCRLTAEQIAKMIDLSEEETKKIIKNLEDQRIIVDYTAQVNWRKVDGHEGVKAMIDVKVQPKRGVGFDDIASRIYRFNEVKSVYLMSGAYDLSVIIEGKSMSDIAQFVSEKLSTLDSVLSTTTHFILKKYKHDGTIFEQDDEDKRIVVSP